The proteins below come from a single Malus sylvestris chromosome 3, drMalSylv7.2, whole genome shotgun sequence genomic window:
- the LOC126614294 gene encoding uncharacterized protein LOC126614294 isoform X1, producing the protein MSKLITRRRSVINAPPTLSASTAPAVSAPLIGEPTPNVEATSTASQVPVSSTSSVSVESLSARRPHRRCRDPEPSDQTSSASRVEGEASQPPAKKNTRGPSRMLKELQGVRQNNSKIKIVYDPQHCGAATKQQHSGVASSCGVVIRDNCPFQRESWAKIPEETKILVRHKLSCVYDLEDVSPEVMVYLEETLATRYKQWKNNFHKHFKRWDDPEIARLHVPDELKDRPEDWEWLCKHFTDPKFVKKSIAGQKARESKTLLHHSGSQPFSYRLEARREEGSKFPEIDMFKDVYVRPGNETTKQLHVTMEEKSTAVLHEAASQLPPETPIEDVIVPEDAGFQIMTDVLNQNYGHRRGKVVRGMGKARIRETGASSSRSNTAEVDALKAEVMQLRTEGAHMKVQLRAQAEELNTCVGRVQELVQAIQTSGLQISLPVPHHAPPSTSEPPCLADTE; encoded by the exons ATGTCGAAGTTGATTACTCGTCGTCGGAGTGTGATCAATGCGCCTCCCACATTATCAGCATCTACTGCTCCAGCCGTGAGTGCTCCATTAATTGGGGAGCCTACACCCAATGTTGAGGCTACTTCTACGGCGTCCCAAGTGCCCGTCTCATCGACGTCATCAGTGTCCGTTGAGTCGCTCAGTGCACGGCGGCCTCACCGACGCTGCCGTGACCCAGAGCCTTCTGATCAGACTTCCTCGGCATCCAGAGTTGAGGGTGAGGCCTCCCAGCCACCGG CTAAAAAAAACACCAGGGGGCCTAGTCGAATGCTGAAGGAGTTACAGGGCGTACGTCAAAACAACTCCAAGATCAAGATTGTGTATGACCCACAACATTGTGGAGCGGCTACCAAACAGCAGCATAGCGGCGTTGCTAGTAGCTGTGGTGTTGTTATTCGAGATAATTGTCCTTTTCAGCGAGAGTCTTGGGCAAAAATTCCTGAGGAGACGAAGATATTGGTGCGACACAAGTTGTCg TGCGTTTATGATCTTGAGGATGTATCCCCTGAGGTCATGGTCTACTTAGAGGAGACCTTAGCAACCCGGTACAAACAATGGAAGAACAATTTTCACAAGCATTTTAAGCGATGGGATGATCCGGAGATTGCTCGCCTACATGTTCCAGATGAGTTGAAGGACCGACCAGAGGATTGGGAGTGGCTCTGCAAACATTTTACGGACCCAAAATTTGTG AAGAAATCTATTGCTGGCCAGAAAGCTCGGGAGTCAAAGACACTTCTCCACCATTCTGGTTCGCAGCCCTTTTCGTATAGGCTTGAGGCACGACGTGAG gAGGGTTCTAAGTTCCCAGAGATCGACATGTTCAAGGACGTTTACGTTCGACCTGGTAATGAGACCACTAAGCAGCTTCAT GTTACTATGGAGGAAAAGAGCACTGCTGTTCTCCATGAAGCAGCATCGCAGCTTCCCCCGGAGACCCCGATTGAGGACGTCATAGTACCTGAGGATGCAGGTTTTCAGATCATGACTGATGTCCTGAATCAGAACTATGGTCATCGTCGTGGCAAGGTTGTTCGGGGTATGGGGAAAGCGCGGATTCGTGAGACAGGTGCTTCTTCTTCTAGATCGAACACAGCAGAGGTCGATGCATTGAAGGCGGAAGTGATGCAGCTGAGGACTGAGGGCGCGCATATGAAAGTTCAGCTGAGGGCCCAGGCCGAGGAGCTGAATACCTGTGTCGGGAGGGTGCAAGAACTTGTACAAGCCATACAGACGTCCGGCCTCCAAATCTCGCTACCAGTACCTCATCATGCTCCACCTTCGACCTCAGAGCCACCTTGCCTTGCCGATACCGAGTAG
- the LOC126614294 gene encoding uncharacterized protein LOC126614294 isoform X2: protein MSKLITRRRSVINAPPTLSASTAPAVSAPLIGEPTPNVEATSTASQVPVSSTSSVSVESLSARRPHRRCRDPEPSDQTSSASRVEGEASQPPAKKNTRGPSRMLKELQGVRQNNSKIKIVYDPQHCGAATKQQHSGVASSCGVVIRDNCPFQRESWAKIPEETKILVRHKLSCVYDLEDVSPEVMVYLEETLATRYKQWKNNFHKHFKRWDDPEIARLHVPDELKDRPEDWEWLCKHFTDPKFVKKSIAGQKARESKTLLHHSGSQPFSYRLEARREGSKFPEIDMFKDVYVRPGNETTKQLHVTMEEKSTAVLHEAASQLPPETPIEDVIVPEDAGFQIMTDVLNQNYGHRRGKVVRGMGKARIRETGASSSRSNTAEVDALKAEVMQLRTEGAHMKVQLRAQAEELNTCVGRVQELVQAIQTSGLQISLPVPHHAPPSTSEPPCLADTE, encoded by the exons ATGTCGAAGTTGATTACTCGTCGTCGGAGTGTGATCAATGCGCCTCCCACATTATCAGCATCTACTGCTCCAGCCGTGAGTGCTCCATTAATTGGGGAGCCTACACCCAATGTTGAGGCTACTTCTACGGCGTCCCAAGTGCCCGTCTCATCGACGTCATCAGTGTCCGTTGAGTCGCTCAGTGCACGGCGGCCTCACCGACGCTGCCGTGACCCAGAGCCTTCTGATCAGACTTCCTCGGCATCCAGAGTTGAGGGTGAGGCCTCCCAGCCACCGG CTAAAAAAAACACCAGGGGGCCTAGTCGAATGCTGAAGGAGTTACAGGGCGTACGTCAAAACAACTCCAAGATCAAGATTGTGTATGACCCACAACATTGTGGAGCGGCTACCAAACAGCAGCATAGCGGCGTTGCTAGTAGCTGTGGTGTTGTTATTCGAGATAATTGTCCTTTTCAGCGAGAGTCTTGGGCAAAAATTCCTGAGGAGACGAAGATATTGGTGCGACACAAGTTGTCg TGCGTTTATGATCTTGAGGATGTATCCCCTGAGGTCATGGTCTACTTAGAGGAGACCTTAGCAACCCGGTACAAACAATGGAAGAACAATTTTCACAAGCATTTTAAGCGATGGGATGATCCGGAGATTGCTCGCCTACATGTTCCAGATGAGTTGAAGGACCGACCAGAGGATTGGGAGTGGCTCTGCAAACATTTTACGGACCCAAAATTTGTG AAGAAATCTATTGCTGGCCAGAAAGCTCGGGAGTCAAAGACACTTCTCCACCATTCTGGTTCGCAGCCCTTTTCGTATAGGCTTGAGGCACGACGTGAG GGTTCTAAGTTCCCAGAGATCGACATGTTCAAGGACGTTTACGTTCGACCTGGTAATGAGACCACTAAGCAGCTTCAT GTTACTATGGAGGAAAAGAGCACTGCTGTTCTCCATGAAGCAGCATCGCAGCTTCCCCCGGAGACCCCGATTGAGGACGTCATAGTACCTGAGGATGCAGGTTTTCAGATCATGACTGATGTCCTGAATCAGAACTATGGTCATCGTCGTGGCAAGGTTGTTCGGGGTATGGGGAAAGCGCGGATTCGTGAGACAGGTGCTTCTTCTTCTAGATCGAACACAGCAGAGGTCGATGCATTGAAGGCGGAAGTGATGCAGCTGAGGACTGAGGGCGCGCATATGAAAGTTCAGCTGAGGGCCCAGGCCGAGGAGCTGAATACCTGTGTCGGGAGGGTGCAAGAACTTGTACAAGCCATACAGACGTCCGGCCTCCAAATCTCGCTACCAGTACCTCATCATGCTCCACCTTCGACCTCAGAGCCACCTTGCCTTGCCGATACCGAGTAG
- the LOC126615711 gene encoding uncharacterized protein At4g22758-like, whose translation MPSPKISSRRGQPEEKNRRPRPLSVRSSSFHGQFTDAAAPQLRRPKTVPDMASFRNAVGTTVSSTELRPKLTKLLLNVTIQGSVGAVQVVMSPESKVGDLVAAAVRQYGKEGRRPILPSVEPSFFDLHYSQFSLESLDREKKLMELGSRNFFLCPNAIAVGGGGCGGATASSASCSKEAEKVSRTGFAWLKFMDFLL comes from the exons ATGCCGAGCCCGAAGATTTCTAGCCGGAGGGGGCAGCCGGAAGAGAAGAACCGCAGGCCGAGACCGCTCTCTGTTCGATCGTCATCGTTCCACGGCCAGTTCACGGATGCGGCGGCGCCGCAGCTTCGGAGGCCCAAAACGGTGCCGGACATGGCGTCGTTCAGGAACGCAGTCGGAACAACGGTGTCGTCGACGGAATTACGGCCGAAGCTGACGAAGCTGCTCCTCAACGTTACGATCCAGGGGAGCGTTGGGGCCGTACAGGTTGTGATGTCGCCGGAATCAAAGGTCGGAGATCTGGTCGCGGCGGCCGTGCGGCAGTACGGCAAGGAAGGTCGCCGTCCAATCTTGCCTTCCGTTGAGCCGTCGTTTTTCGACCTACATTACTCGCAGTTCAGCTTAGAAA GTTTGGATAGGGAAAAGAAGCTGATGGAGTTGGGATCCAGGAACTTTTTTCTATGCCCAAACGCAATAGCGGTGGGCGGTGGCGGCTGCGGGGGAGCGACGGCGTCGTCCGCTTCGTGTTCGAAAGAGGCGGAGAAAGTTTCACGAACTGGGTTTGCGTGGCTCAAGTTCATGGATTTCTTGTTGTAA
- the LOC126614294 gene encoding uncharacterized protein LOC126614294 isoform X4, whose amino-acid sequence MSKLITRRRSVINAPPTLSASTAPAVSAPLIGEPTPNVEATSTASQVPVSSTSSVSVESLSARRPHRRCRDPEPSDQTSSASRVEAKKNTRGPSRMLKELQGVRQNNSKIKIVYDPQHCGAATKQQHSGVASSCGVVIRDNCPFQRESWAKIPEETKILVRHKLSCVYDLEDVSPEVMVYLEETLATRYKQWKNNFHKHFKRWDDPEIARLHVPDELKDRPEDWEWLCKHFTDPKFVKKSIAGQKARESKTLLHHSGSQPFSYRLEARREEGSKFPEIDMFKDVYVRPGNETTKQLHVTMEEKSTAVLHEAASQLPPETPIEDVIVPEDAGFQIMTDVLNQNYGHRRGKVVRGMGKARIRETGASSSRSNTAEVDALKAEVMQLRTEGAHMKVQLRAQAEELNTCVGRVQELVQAIQTSGLQISLPVPHHAPPSTSEPPCLADTE is encoded by the exons ATGTCGAAGTTGATTACTCGTCGTCGGAGTGTGATCAATGCGCCTCCCACATTATCAGCATCTACTGCTCCAGCCGTGAGTGCTCCATTAATTGGGGAGCCTACACCCAATGTTGAGGCTACTTCTACGGCGTCCCAAGTGCCCGTCTCATCGACGTCATCAGTGTCCGTTGAGTCGCTCAGTGCACGGCGGCCTCACCGACGCTGCCGTGACCCAGAGCCTTCTGATCAGACTTCCTCGGCATCCAGAGTTGAGG CTAAAAAAAACACCAGGGGGCCTAGTCGAATGCTGAAGGAGTTACAGGGCGTACGTCAAAACAACTCCAAGATCAAGATTGTGTATGACCCACAACATTGTGGAGCGGCTACCAAACAGCAGCATAGCGGCGTTGCTAGTAGCTGTGGTGTTGTTATTCGAGATAATTGTCCTTTTCAGCGAGAGTCTTGGGCAAAAATTCCTGAGGAGACGAAGATATTGGTGCGACACAAGTTGTCg TGCGTTTATGATCTTGAGGATGTATCCCCTGAGGTCATGGTCTACTTAGAGGAGACCTTAGCAACCCGGTACAAACAATGGAAGAACAATTTTCACAAGCATTTTAAGCGATGGGATGATCCGGAGATTGCTCGCCTACATGTTCCAGATGAGTTGAAGGACCGACCAGAGGATTGGGAGTGGCTCTGCAAACATTTTACGGACCCAAAATTTGTG AAGAAATCTATTGCTGGCCAGAAAGCTCGGGAGTCAAAGACACTTCTCCACCATTCTGGTTCGCAGCCCTTTTCGTATAGGCTTGAGGCACGACGTGAG gAGGGTTCTAAGTTCCCAGAGATCGACATGTTCAAGGACGTTTACGTTCGACCTGGTAATGAGACCACTAAGCAGCTTCAT GTTACTATGGAGGAAAAGAGCACTGCTGTTCTCCATGAAGCAGCATCGCAGCTTCCCCCGGAGACCCCGATTGAGGACGTCATAGTACCTGAGGATGCAGGTTTTCAGATCATGACTGATGTCCTGAATCAGAACTATGGTCATCGTCGTGGCAAGGTTGTTCGGGGTATGGGGAAAGCGCGGATTCGTGAGACAGGTGCTTCTTCTTCTAGATCGAACACAGCAGAGGTCGATGCATTGAAGGCGGAAGTGATGCAGCTGAGGACTGAGGGCGCGCATATGAAAGTTCAGCTGAGGGCCCAGGCCGAGGAGCTGAATACCTGTGTCGGGAGGGTGCAAGAACTTGTACAAGCCATACAGACGTCCGGCCTCCAAATCTCGCTACCAGTACCTCATCATGCTCCACCTTCGACCTCAGAGCCACCTTGCCTTGCCGATACCGAGTAG
- the LOC126614294 gene encoding uncharacterized protein LOC126614294 isoform X3 — MSKLITRRRSVINAPPTLSASTAPAVSAPLIGEPTPNVEATSTASQVPVSSTSSVSVESLSARRPHRRCRDPEPSDQTSSASRVEGEASQPPAKKNTRGPSRMLKELQGVRQNNSKIKIVYDPQHCGAATKQQHSGVASSCGVVIRDNCPFQRESWAKIPEETKILVRHKLSCVYDLEDVSPEVMVYLEETLATRYKQWKNNFHKHFKRWDDPEIARLHVPDELKDRPEDWEWLCKHFTDPKFVKKSIAGQKARESKTLLHHSGSQPFSYRLEARREFPEIDMFKDVYVRPGNETTKQLHVTMEEKSTAVLHEAASQLPPETPIEDVIVPEDAGFQIMTDVLNQNYGHRRGKVVRGMGKARIRETGASSSRSNTAEVDALKAEVMQLRTEGAHMKVQLRAQAEELNTCVGRVQELVQAIQTSGLQISLPVPHHAPPSTSEPPCLADTE, encoded by the exons ATGTCGAAGTTGATTACTCGTCGTCGGAGTGTGATCAATGCGCCTCCCACATTATCAGCATCTACTGCTCCAGCCGTGAGTGCTCCATTAATTGGGGAGCCTACACCCAATGTTGAGGCTACTTCTACGGCGTCCCAAGTGCCCGTCTCATCGACGTCATCAGTGTCCGTTGAGTCGCTCAGTGCACGGCGGCCTCACCGACGCTGCCGTGACCCAGAGCCTTCTGATCAGACTTCCTCGGCATCCAGAGTTGAGGGTGAGGCCTCCCAGCCACCGG CTAAAAAAAACACCAGGGGGCCTAGTCGAATGCTGAAGGAGTTACAGGGCGTACGTCAAAACAACTCCAAGATCAAGATTGTGTATGACCCACAACATTGTGGAGCGGCTACCAAACAGCAGCATAGCGGCGTTGCTAGTAGCTGTGGTGTTGTTATTCGAGATAATTGTCCTTTTCAGCGAGAGTCTTGGGCAAAAATTCCTGAGGAGACGAAGATATTGGTGCGACACAAGTTGTCg TGCGTTTATGATCTTGAGGATGTATCCCCTGAGGTCATGGTCTACTTAGAGGAGACCTTAGCAACCCGGTACAAACAATGGAAGAACAATTTTCACAAGCATTTTAAGCGATGGGATGATCCGGAGATTGCTCGCCTACATGTTCCAGATGAGTTGAAGGACCGACCAGAGGATTGGGAGTGGCTCTGCAAACATTTTACGGACCCAAAATTTGTG AAGAAATCTATTGCTGGCCAGAAAGCTCGGGAGTCAAAGACACTTCTCCACCATTCTGGTTCGCAGCCCTTTTCGTATAGGCTTGAGGCACGACGTGAG TTCCCAGAGATCGACATGTTCAAGGACGTTTACGTTCGACCTGGTAATGAGACCACTAAGCAGCTTCAT GTTACTATGGAGGAAAAGAGCACTGCTGTTCTCCATGAAGCAGCATCGCAGCTTCCCCCGGAGACCCCGATTGAGGACGTCATAGTACCTGAGGATGCAGGTTTTCAGATCATGACTGATGTCCTGAATCAGAACTATGGTCATCGTCGTGGCAAGGTTGTTCGGGGTATGGGGAAAGCGCGGATTCGTGAGACAGGTGCTTCTTCTTCTAGATCGAACACAGCAGAGGTCGATGCATTGAAGGCGGAAGTGATGCAGCTGAGGACTGAGGGCGCGCATATGAAAGTTCAGCTGAGGGCCCAGGCCGAGGAGCTGAATACCTGTGTCGGGAGGGTGCAAGAACTTGTACAAGCCATACAGACGTCCGGCCTCCAAATCTCGCTACCAGTACCTCATCATGCTCCACCTTCGACCTCAGAGCCACCTTGCCTTGCCGATACCGAGTAG